A stretch of DNA from Myxococcota bacterium:
CACGGAACCCGGCCCCGGACCCGCGATCCAGCGAGCGACGCGATTCCGGCCAGCGACTCGGGCCCAGACCGCCGCGGGATTCCAGGCAGCCACTAGAGTTCGACCATCGACTGGACGATGAGCCCCCAGCGGCCCCCACTCGGGCCGGACCCCACCGAGGAGCCTTCCCATGGCCGACTACTTCGTTCCCACCATGCGCCTCTACCTCGACGAGCTCGTCGACTGGGAGAGCCTGTTGCCCCTGCGCAGCGGCACCGCCGTCGACATCGATGCCGAGGTCGCGGCCTACCGGACGGTCCTCGAGACCACGGCCCAGCTGGCCGAGAGCTTCCAGGCCGAGGCGCGGGAGCACTGGGCCGAGGAGGCCACCCTCACCGACGACGGCGGCGCGACTTCGCCGCCCCACATCCGCCGCGCCTACGATCAGCTGGCCGAGGCGGGCTTGGTCAGCCTGCCGGTGACCGAGCCCTACGGCGGCTACGGCCTGCCCGCTCTGCTCAACGGCATCTATCTCGAGATGATCTCGCGCGCCGACGCCAGTCTGATGATGGTGGTGGGCCTCCAGGCAGGCGCCGCCAGCGACATCGAGACCTACGGCAACGAAGAGATCAAGAAGAAGTGGCTGCCGAAGTTCGCCAGTGGCGAGGTCGAGGGTTGCATGGACCTCACCGAACCCCAGGCCGGCAGTGACCTCGGCGGGATCCTCACCCGCGTCACCGAAGACGGCGACGGGGTCCGGGTCGACGGGCAGAAGATCTTCATCTCGAACGGCGGCGGCGAAGTCCACCTGGTCCTCGCGCGCGAGGACGAGACCTTCGACCAGTCGAAGGGAACGACGCGCGGCCTCTCGCTGATCCTCGTGCCGCGGCACAAGGATGACGGCTCGCCGAACGGCGTCCGAGTCGCGCGCCTCGAGAAGAAGCTGGGCATCCACGGTTCCGCCACCTGCGAAGTGGTCTTCGAGGGCGCCCGCGGTGAGCGGCTCGGGAAGAAGGGCGAGGGCTTCCGCGCCATGCTCGACCTGATGAACATCGCGCGGCTGGGCGTCGCGTCGCAGGCGCTGGGCCTCGCCGACGGCGCCATGCACGACGCGGTCACCTACGCGCGCCAGCGCAAGCAGTTCGGGATGCCGATCTCCGAGCAGCCGCTGGTGCGCGACATGCTGGCGCGCATGGTCGTCGACACCGAGGGGGTCCGGGCCCTGCTCTATCGCGCCTACGCCCTGCTCGACTCGACGATCGCCCGCGAGCGCGCACTCGAGCGCGACGATCTCTCGGACACCGAGCGCTCCCAGCTCGAGAAGGAGCTCGAGCGCGACCTCACCCGGGTGCGCCTGCTGACGCCGCTCTCGAAGTATTCCGCGACGGAAATGTGCACGAAGCTGACGATGGATGCGCTCCAGGTCTTCGGTGGCGTGGGCTTCACGATGGATTCGGACATCGGGAAGCTCCACAACGACAGCCTGATCATGACGATCTACGAGGGCACGAGTGAGATCCAGGCCTCCTTCGCGCTGAAAGAAATGGGCAAGGGCGCGCTGGGCGTCGTCTTCGGCGAAGTGCGGGCCGAGCTCGAAGAGATGGACGCCGATCCGAACCGGGCCGCCCTGGCCGCCCGCGTCCGGGACGTGATCCTGAAGGTCGAGCAGACCCTCGGAACGCTGGCTTCCGATATGGGCTACGCGCTGCTGCGCGCGCGCATGATGGCCGAGATGGTGATCGACGTGATCGCGGCGACCGAGCTGTTGAAGCAGGCCGGCGCCGATCCGAGCCGGGTCGACGTCGCCGAGGGCTACATCCGCCGCCGCATGCTCGCCGTCGAGCACGGCGCGCGCCGGATCGAAGAGAACGCCGAGGGTCGCGTCGAGCTCGATCAGCGTCTGGTGGCGCGCGTCACGACCGCATGAAGGTTCGGGTCCTCGGCTCGTGTGCCGGGGGTGGCCTCCCCCAATGGAACTGCGGCGGCACCCACTCGGTGCGCGCCCGGGCGGGCGACCCCGACGTGCCCCGCCAGACCCAGCCGTCCCTCGCCGTTTCAGCCGACGGGGAGCGCTGGTCGATCCTCAATGCCAGCCCCGACATCCGGCTGCAGCTCGCCGACTTTCCCGGGTTGCATCCGCGTCCGGGCACCCGCGACGTGCCGCTCGACACGGTAGTGTTGACCTCGGCCGAGCTCGATCACGCGCTCGGACTGCTGGTGCTTCGCGAAGCCCTCTCCTACCGGATCCTGTCGACGGAATGGGTGCGACGCGCCCTGCTGGATCACAACGCGGCGTGGCGCCTGCTCGAACCCGCCTGGGGCACGGTGGGCCTCGACCAGCCGATTCCACTCGATCGCGACGGAGCGCTCGAAGCGCGCCTGTTCCCGGTGACGCCGAAGATTCCGCCCTTCGCGCGCGACATCGAGAAACCCTCTCCCGAGACCACCACGGGCCTGCGCATCACCGAGCGGGCCACGGGTGCGCGCCTCGTCTTCCTGCCGGGCCTCGGCGCGCTCGACTCGGCCAGCCTCGCCGAGCTCGCCGCCGCCGACCTGCGCTTCGTCGACGGCACCTTCTTCGTCGCCGACGAGCTGCGCGAGCTCCGACCGGGAGCCCCCGACGCATTCGCCATGGGGCACCTGCCGATCACCGGTCCCGACTCGAGCCTCGCCGCGCTGGCCGAGCTGCCCGGCCGTACCTATTACATCCACATGAACAACACGAATCCGGTGCTCGACCGTGCCTCGGAAGAGCGCGCCCGCGTCGAACGCACCGGGGTGCGCATCGCCGAAGACGGATTGGAGTTCGAGCTGTGAGCGAGGCCCTCTCCCCCGAAGCCTTCGAAGCGCGGCTTCGGGCGATCGGCGACGAGCGCTATCACCACCGCCACCCGTTCAACCTGCGCATGCACGCAGGCAGGCTGTCCCGCGAGGAACTCCGGACGTGGGTGGCGAACCGGTACTACTACCAGACACGCATCCCCATCAAGGACGGGCTGATCCTCTCGAAGTCACCGGCGCCCGCGTTCCGACGTGATTGGATCCAACGCATCCACGACCACGACGGCACGCCCGAGACGCCGGGCGGGCTCGAACTCTGGCTCCTGCTCGCCGACGCCGTCGGCCTCGACCGCACCGACGTGGAGTCGCTCGCGGGGGTCCTGCCCGGGGTGCGGCGCGCGTGCGACGCCTACGTGGAGTTCGTCGAGGGTCACGACCTGCTCGTGAGCGTCGCCGCTTCGCTGACGGAGCTCTTCGCTGGTGACATCATGGGCACCCGGATCGCCGCCTTCGAGGCCCACTATCCGTGGGTCGACGCGGACGGGCTGCGCTACTTCCGCAACCGCACGGTCCAGGCGCCGAACGACGCGCGGTTCGGTCTGGAGTTCGTCGCCCGCGAAGCGCGCAGCCGCGCCGATCAGGAGCGCTGCGAAGCGGCTCTCGAGCGCAAGTGCGAGATCCTCTGGAGCCTGCTCGACGCGATCGAAGCCGCCCACGCGCGACCCACCTTCGCACCGGAAGCGAAGCCCCGCCTCGACGACGCGGAGCCGATGGTGGTGCTTCCGGAGCGGGCGGTCCGGCTCGGTGGCAGCGGCCGCGAGATCCTCTCGCTCTGCGACGGTCAGCGCAGTGCGATCGAGATCGTCGACACCCTGCGCGCGCGTCATCCCGACGTCGACCAGCTCGCCGACGACGTCCACGCCTTCCTCGGAGAGATGACCCGCCTCGGCGTCCTGGTCGCTCCCGACGCCGATGCGGGAGTCACCCCCGTCTCCTAGCCTGCACGGGTGACGGCGCCCCGACCCTACAACCTCGTGGCGGAGCTGACCTACCGCTGCCCGCTGCGCTGCGTCTACTGCTCGAACCCGCTCGAGTACGCCCAGGTGCGGGAGCAGCTCGACGGCGCGGCGTGGTCGGTGGTGATGGAAGAAGCCGCGGCCCTCGGCGTCGTGCACGTCGGGCTGACCGGTGGCGAGCCCACGCTCCACCCGGACCTGCTCGAGATCGTGACGGCGGCGGCGAACGCAGACCTGTACCCGCACCTGGTGACCGCCGGCACGACGCTGGACCGAGAAGGCCTGGAGGCGCTCGCCCGCGCCGGCCTTCGGAGCGTGCAGCTGTCGATCCAGAGCGCTCGTGCCGATACGGCGCGACGCGTGGCCGGCGTGGACGTGGCGACGCAGAAGGCGCGCTTCGCAGCGGACGTCCGCGCACTGGACCTGCCACTCACCGTCAACGTCGTGCTTCATCGCGACAACCTGGACGAGGTCCCCGAGCTCGTCGGACTCGCCGACCAGTTCGGTGCGAAGCGGCTCGAACTCGCGAACACCCAGTACCACGGTTGGGCCCTGCGCAACCGCGACGCCCTGCTTCCGACCCGAGCGGCGCTCGACGCCGCGGCGTCCACCGTCGAACGGATGCGCGCCGCGTACCCGCAGCTCGAAATCCTGTTCGTCCTTCCCGACTATCTCAGCGACCGGCCGAAACCCTGCATGGGCGGCTGGGGCCAGCGCATCGTGGTGGTGGCGCCCGACGGGAAGGTGCTGCCGTGCCACGGTGCCGCCGAACTGCCGGGTCTTGAGTTCTGGCGGGTTCCCGAGCGCGCGCTCGGAGA
This window harbors:
- the pqqE gene encoding pyrroloquinoline quinone biosynthesis protein PqqE → MTAPRPYNLVAELTYRCPLRCVYCSNPLEYAQVREQLDGAAWSVVMEEAAALGVVHVGLTGGEPTLHPDLLEIVTAAANADLYPHLVTAGTTLDREGLEALARAGLRSVQLSIQSARADTARRVAGVDVATQKARFAADVRALDLPLTVNVVLHRDNLDEVPELVGLADQFGAKRLELANTQYHGWALRNRDALLPTRAALDAAASTVERMRAAYPQLEILFVLPDYLSDRPKPCMGGWGQRIVVVAPDGKVLPCHGAAELPGLEFWRVPERALGDCWRKAPGMNAYRGDAWMQPPCRTCPERQRDFAGCRCQAFALTGDAAATDPACSLAPAHGRIVEARDAAEADPPALVYRGGLS
- a CDS encoding acyl-CoA dehydrogenase family protein, with the translated sequence MADYFVPTMRLYLDELVDWESLLPLRSGTAVDIDAEVAAYRTVLETTAQLAESFQAEAREHWAEEATLTDDGGATSPPHIRRAYDQLAEAGLVSLPVTEPYGGYGLPALLNGIYLEMISRADASLMMVVGLQAGAASDIETYGNEEIKKKWLPKFASGEVEGCMDLTEPQAGSDLGGILTRVTEDGDGVRVDGQKIFISNGGGEVHLVLAREDETFDQSKGTTRGLSLILVPRHKDDGSPNGVRVARLEKKLGIHGSATCEVVFEGARGERLGKKGEGFRAMLDLMNIARLGVASQALGLADGAMHDAVTYARQRKQFGMPISEQPLVRDMLARMVVDTEGVRALLYRAYALLDSTIARERALERDDLSDTERSQLEKELERDLTRVRLLTPLSKYSATEMCTKLTMDALQVFGGVGFTMDSDIGKLHNDSLIMTIYEGTSEIQASFALKEMGKGALGVVFGEVRAELEEMDADPNRAALAARVRDVILKVEQTLGTLASDMGYALLRARMMAEMVIDVIAATELLKQAGADPSRVDVAEGYIRRRMLAVEHGARRIEENAEGRVELDQRLVARVTTA
- a CDS encoding MBL fold metallo-hydrolase, coding for MKVRVLGSCAGGGLPQWNCGGTHSVRARAGDPDVPRQTQPSLAVSADGERWSILNASPDIRLQLADFPGLHPRPGTRDVPLDTVVLTSAELDHALGLLVLREALSYRILSTEWVRRALLDHNAAWRLLEPAWGTVGLDQPIPLDRDGALEARLFPVTPKIPPFARDIEKPSPETTTGLRITERATGARLVFLPGLGALDSASLAELAAADLRFVDGTFFVADELRELRPGAPDAFAMGHLPITGPDSSLAALAELPGRTYYIHMNNTNPVLDRASEERARVERTGVRIAEDGLEFEL
- the pqqC gene encoding pyrroloquinoline-quinone synthase PqqC, which encodes MSEALSPEAFEARLRAIGDERYHHRHPFNLRMHAGRLSREELRTWVANRYYYQTRIPIKDGLILSKSPAPAFRRDWIQRIHDHDGTPETPGGLELWLLLADAVGLDRTDVESLAGVLPGVRRACDAYVEFVEGHDLLVSVAASLTELFAGDIMGTRIAAFEAHYPWVDADGLRYFRNRTVQAPNDARFGLEFVAREARSRADQERCEAALERKCEILWSLLDAIEAAHARPTFAPEAKPRLDDAEPMVVLPERAVRLGGSGREILSLCDGQRSAIEIVDTLRARHPDVDQLADDVHAFLGEMTRLGVLVAPDADAGVTPVS